From a single bacterium genomic region:
- a CDS encoding efflux RND transporter permease subunit, translating to MQWLAGLSVRRPVLASVIILAMVFLGAFSYARLNIERWPNVDIPIIVVTVSDPGASPEEIESDVTNKIEDAVNAISGIDHLTSTSAEGISVVVVQFILEKNIDVAAQEVQNKINGIPDLPSAIDPPTVSKIDPGAFPVMTLALSANRPVRDISEYADKVLKPQLEGAPGVGQVKLVGDQPRQVNIWVDPDRLSSYNLPVSAVLQAVQNQNVQLPAGHVDQGNTQVTLRALSRVTSPQEITRVGLTTRNGQPITIGDVARVEDGAAEAVTSANVNGTPAVLLQIQKQSGTNTLNVVRDLKKRLRTIEPLLPSGYNLRIVRDQSVFVEASTGAVQEHLLVGSMLAALVVLVFLWNWRSTIIAALAIPTSIIATFALIAALGLTLNTITLLALALVVGIVIDDAIVVLENIYRLLKEKGMPPVQAAIEGTREIGPAVTATTISLIAVFLPLAFMSGIVGQFMRSFGWTMAFAIAVSLLVSFTLTPSLSSRWLRGAVRKPAAPGGDPLGAGPQPPEDRGPDEEQHRGRFYNAMDHGYRWLLERSLRRRWVVVLLTLVVLVSIAPLGAAVNKNFLPEDDESQFEVVVRAPEGWTLDATNRFGTHLAAEIRQLPGMDYTIVTVGDDPQHTPNRFTIFGKMVELDKRSISQQAMQVKVRNTILSRYAYLGLQTQVGAVSEFGGSGGFQPVDYVVSGPDLGVLTKVGDQGMQILRSIPGVVDARSSLVSGAPQLGMRVDRSRAADLGVNAVDAANALYMLVQGVEVKTAKYTEAGQQYKIVIRADKQHRSAEDVLAQLPVLSPGQGGVVALEQVVAASHGTGPSEISHYNRRRQVELTANLLPSASQQAVLQELDRKVRALGLGPQYDMTFTGQAIEQGRQAAAFMQSFMLSFVFMYLVLAAQFESWIHPVTILLSLPLTVPFALLSILFLHGSLNILSQLGILVLFGVVKKNAILQIDRANHLRALGLDRNAAIVAASRDRLRPILMTTIAFVAGMIPLAISRGVGAATNQAMSSVIIGGQVLSLLLTLVAIPVMYSLFDDLAHARVGAWAGTIRGTWAWIAEAAGSRGRRHTPQPSRPVPEE from the coding sequence ATGCAGTGGCTCGCTGGTCTGTCGGTTCGCCGACCCGTTCTTGCCTCGGTGATCATCCTGGCGATGGTCTTCCTCGGGGCATTCTCGTACGCGCGCTTGAACATCGAGCGTTGGCCGAACGTGGACATTCCCATCATCGTGGTCACGGTGAGCGATCCAGGCGCCTCTCCTGAAGAGATCGAGAGCGACGTCACCAACAAGATCGAGGACGCGGTCAACGCGATCAGCGGGATCGACCACCTCACGTCGACCTCTGCCGAGGGCATCTCGGTCGTGGTGGTGCAGTTTATCCTGGAAAAGAACATCGATGTCGCCGCGCAGGAAGTCCAGAACAAGATCAACGGCATTCCCGATCTCCCGTCCGCGATCGATCCGCCAACGGTCTCTAAGATCGATCCGGGCGCGTTCCCGGTGATGACGCTGGCGCTGTCGGCAAATCGTCCGGTCCGGGACATCTCGGAATACGCGGACAAGGTACTGAAGCCGCAGCTGGAAGGCGCGCCGGGCGTGGGCCAGGTGAAGCTCGTCGGCGACCAGCCCCGGCAGGTCAACATCTGGGTCGACCCGGATCGGTTGTCCTCCTACAATTTACCGGTGTCGGCGGTCCTCCAGGCGGTGCAGAACCAGAACGTCCAGCTGCCCGCCGGGCACGTCGATCAAGGGAACACTCAGGTCACGCTCCGGGCGCTCAGCCGGGTGACGTCACCCCAAGAGATCACCCGCGTGGGCCTAACGACGCGCAACGGCCAGCCGATCACCATTGGGGACGTGGCCCGGGTCGAGGACGGCGCGGCCGAGGCCGTCACCTCCGCGAACGTGAACGGGACGCCGGCCGTGCTGCTGCAGATCCAGAAGCAGTCCGGCACGAACACCCTGAACGTCGTCCGCGATCTCAAGAAGCGCCTGCGGACGATCGAGCCGCTGCTGCCGTCAGGGTATAATCTCCGGATCGTGCGCGACCAGTCTGTGTTCGTGGAAGCCTCCACGGGCGCGGTGCAAGAGCACCTGCTCGTCGGCTCCATGCTCGCCGCGCTGGTGGTGCTCGTCTTCCTCTGGAACTGGCGCTCCACGATCATCGCGGCCCTCGCCATCCCCACGTCGATCATCGCCACGTTTGCACTGATCGCCGCGCTGGGCCTCACGCTGAACACCATCACACTCCTCGCCCTCGCGCTCGTTGTGGGCATCGTGATCGACGATGCCATCGTGGTGCTGGAGAATATCTATCGGCTCCTGAAGGAGAAGGGAATGCCGCCCGTTCAGGCGGCGATCGAAGGCACGCGCGAAATCGGCCCGGCGGTGACGGCGACGACCATCAGCCTGATCGCGGTGTTCCTGCCGCTGGCGTTCATGAGCGGGATCGTCGGCCAGTTCATGCGGAGCTTCGGCTGGACAATGGCCTTTGCGATCGCAGTCTCGCTCCTGGTGAGCTTTACGCTCACCCCGTCGCTCTCCTCCCGCTGGCTCCGCGGCGCAGTCCGTAAGCCGGCCGCTCCCGGCGGAGATCCGTTGGGTGCCGGACCCCAGCCGCCGGAGGACCGGGGGCCCGACGAGGAACAGCACCGGGGCAGGTTCTACAACGCGATGGACCACGGATACCGCTGGCTGCTCGAGCGCTCGCTGCGGCGGAGGTGGGTCGTAGTCCTGCTGACGCTCGTGGTGCTGGTCAGCATCGCGCCCTTGGGCGCTGCGGTGAACAAGAACTTCCTTCCGGAGGATGACGAGTCGCAGTTCGAGGTCGTCGTGCGCGCTCCGGAGGGATGGACGCTGGATGCCACCAACCGGTTCGGCACCCACCTGGCGGCGGAGATCCGTCAGCTGCCGGGCATGGATTACACGATCGTCACCGTCGGCGACGACCCGCAGCATACGCCCAACCGCTTCACGATCTTCGGGAAGATGGTCGAGCTGGACAAGCGGTCCATCAGCCAGCAGGCGATGCAGGTGAAGGTCCGAAACACGATCCTGTCCCGGTACGCGTACCTGGGCCTGCAGACGCAGGTGGGGGCCGTCTCGGAGTTCGGCGGCAGCGGCGGGTTCCAGCCTGTCGACTACGTCGTGAGCGGACCGGATTTGGGCGTCCTAACCAAAGTCGGCGATCAGGGCATGCAGATTCTCCGCTCCATCCCCGGAGTCGTGGACGCTCGTTCGTCGCTGGTGAGCGGCGCGCCGCAGCTCGGGATGCGGGTGGACCGCAGCCGGGCGGCCGATTTGGGCGTGAATGCCGTCGACGCCGCCAACGCGCTGTACATGCTCGTCCAGGGCGTTGAGGTCAAGACCGCCAAGTACACGGAGGCCGGCCAGCAGTACAAGATCGTCATCCGCGCCGATAAGCAGCACCGGTCGGCGGAGGACGTCCTGGCCCAGCTCCCGGTCCTTTCGCCGGGCCAGGGTGGCGTCGTGGCTTTGGAGCAGGTCGTGGCCGCGAGCCACGGCACCGGCCCGAGCGAGATCAGCCACTACAACCGCCGGCGCCAGGTCGAGTTGACCGCGAACCTCCTTCCGTCGGCCTCGCAGCAGGCAGTTCTACAAGAACTGGACCGCAAGGTGCGCGCGCTCGGCCTGGGACCGCAGTACGACATGACGTTCACCGGCCAGGCCATCGAGCAGGGCCGGCAGGCGGCCGCGTTCATGCAGTCGTTCATGCTGTCGTTCGTCTTCATGTACCTGGTCCTGGCCGCGCAGTTTGAGTCGTGGATCCATCCGGTGACGATCCTGCTCTCGCTGCCGCTGACCGTGCCGTTTGCGTTGCTGTCGATTCTCTTCTTACACGGATCGCTCAACATCTTGTCCCAGCTCGGGATCCTGGTGCTCTTTGGCGTGGTGAAGAAGAACGCGATCCTCCAGATCGACCGCGCGAATCACCTGAGGGCGCTCGGCCTCGATCGCAATGCGGCGATCGTGGCGGCAAGCCGGGACCGGTTGCGCCCGATCTTGATGACGACGATCGCGTTTGTGGCCGGGATGATCCCGCTCGCGATCTCGCGCGGGGTGGGGGCCGCCACCAACCAGGCGATGAGTTCGGTGATCATCGGCGGGCAGGTGCTGTCGCTCCTCCTCACGCTGGTGGCGATCCCGGTGATGTACTCGCTGTTCGACGACCTCGCTCACGCGCGCGTTGGCGCGTGGGCCGGAACCATTCGTGGGACATGGGCCTGGATCGCGGAGGCCGCCGGGAGCCGCGGCCGGAGGCACACGCCCCAGCCGTCCCGACCGGTCCCTGAGGAATGA